A genomic segment from Acyrthosiphon pisum isolate AL4f chromosome A3, pea_aphid_22Mar2018_4r6ur, whole genome shotgun sequence encodes:
- the LOC100162325 gene encoding polypeptide N-acetylgalactosaminyltransferase 35A isoform X2, with protein sequence MNGYKFFLFGCLFTSLTWSLSLYMYWKLNTRPDNYSNVKLFRKENTFEYVKKQKSKYFKNHMDKSGINDLGIIKTDDDMATRDKGYKDHGFNALVSLRLGNYRETLPDTRHKLCSTIKYDQNLPSASIIICFYNEHPQALFRTIQSVIRRTPRKLLHEVILINDYSDSENLHKIVDQYINDEILQGIVHLKKTNKREGLIRARLFGANLATGQVLIFLDSHVEVNTDWIQPLLTRVRDNRTQIIAPIIDIIQPDTFDYKSSPLVRGGFNWGLHFKWDSLPKGTLVTDKDFVKPIKTPTIAGGLFAVDREYFNEIGQYDSGMNIWGGENLELSFRVWMCGGSLYIEPCSRVGHVFRQHRPYSAPNNEDTMARNSLRLANVWMDDFKKFFISKRMDLLRLDYGDVSERKALRTKLGCNNFEWYLENVYPEMLLPTDEADRLSKKLENVDKPIFQPWNKRIRNYTAKFLINLSNTNLCIHPIKGHQTKNSKLVLRSCIRNKEQIWYETDKEELVLSKLLCLDSASGNPVIGKCSETGSSQRWKHTDDKGTAFYNLAAGTCLSVNEKRINAEVVMNICNNESSYNKWNLVIV encoded by the exons atgaacgggtacaaattttttttatttggttgcTTGTTTACATCTCTTACTTGGTCTCTAAGTTTGTATATGTATTGGAAACTTAACACCAGACCTGATAACTACTCAAATGTAAAACTTTTTCGAAAAGAGAATACTTTTGAGTATGTGAAAAAACAGAAGTCTAAATACTTTAAGAATCATATGGACAAAAGTG GTATTAATGATTTAGGAATCATTAAAACGGATGACGATATGGCCACCAGGGATAAAGGATACAAAGATCATGGCTTCAATGCTTTGGTTAGTTTGAGATTAGGTAATTATCGTGAGACATTACCTGACACTAGGCATAAATT atgTTCAACGATAAAATATGATCAAAACCTGCCAAGCgctagtattataatttgtttttataatgaacACCCACAAGCTCTTTTTAGAACTATACAGTCAGTCATTAGACGTACACCAAGAAAACTTTTACAtgaagttatattaataaatgattatagtGATTCAG AAAATCTTCACAAAATAGTAGACCAATACATAAACGATGAAATATTACAGGGTATAGTCCatcttaaaaaaactaataaaagagAAGGACTTATTCGTGCAAGATTATTTGGAGCTAATTTAGCGACTGGTCAA gTTTTAATATTTCTTGACAGTCACGTTGAAGTAAATACTGATTGGATTCAACCACTTTTGACAAGAGTTCGTGATAATCGCACACAAATTATTGCtcctattattgatattattcaaCCAGATACATTTGATTATAAATCATCTCCATTGGTCAGAGGAGGTTTTAATTGgggattacattttaaatgggATAGTTTACCAAAAGGTACTCTAGTTACAGATAAAGATTTTGTGAAACCAatcaa gaCTCCTACAATTGCTGGAGGCTTATTTGCTGTGGATAGAGAGTACTTCAATGAAATTGGTCAATATGATTCTGGAATGAATATTTGGGGTGGAGAAAACTTGGAGTTATCATTTCGA gtatggATGTGTGGAGGATCTCTTTACATAGAACCTTGTTCACGTGTTGGACATGTATTCCGTCAACATCGACCATACTCTGCTCCAAATAATGAAGACACAATGGCTAGAAATTCTTTGCGCCTGGCAAATGTCTGGATGGAtgattttaaa AAATTCTTTATTAGTAAACGAATGGATCTACTGCGCTTAGACTATGGTGATGTGTCTGAAAGAAAAGCTTTACGTACTAAACTGGGATGCAACAATTTTGAATGGTACTTAGAAAATGTATATCCTGAAATGTTATTACCAACTGATGAAGCTGATCGCCTTAGTAAAAAGTTAGAAAATGTTGACAAACCTATTTTTCAACCATGGAATAAACGAATTCGTAACTACACTGCaaaattttta attaatttaagtaatacaaatttgTGCATTCATCCAATAAAAGGACACCaaactaaaaatagtaaattagttCTTCGATCTTGTATTCGCAATAAAGAACAG ATATGGTATGAAACGGATAAAGAAGAATTAGTTTTATCAAAACTCTTATGTTTGGATAGTGCATCAGGCAATCCAGTTATAGGAAAATGCAGTGAAACTGGAAGTTCTCAGCGTTGGAAACACACAGatgat
- the LOC100162325 gene encoding polypeptide N-acetylgalactosaminyltransferase 35A isoform X1, which yields MNFFPKNLLEMNGYKFFLFGCLFTSLTWSLSLYMYWKLNTRPDNYSNVKLFRKENTFEYVKKQKSKYFKNHMDKSGINDLGIIKTDDDMATRDKGYKDHGFNALVSLRLGNYRETLPDTRHKLCSTIKYDQNLPSASIIICFYNEHPQALFRTIQSVIRRTPRKLLHEVILINDYSDSENLHKIVDQYINDEILQGIVHLKKTNKREGLIRARLFGANLATGQVLIFLDSHVEVNTDWIQPLLTRVRDNRTQIIAPIIDIIQPDTFDYKSSPLVRGGFNWGLHFKWDSLPKGTLVTDKDFVKPIKTPTIAGGLFAVDREYFNEIGQYDSGMNIWGGENLELSFRVWMCGGSLYIEPCSRVGHVFRQHRPYSAPNNEDTMARNSLRLANVWMDDFKKFFISKRMDLLRLDYGDVSERKALRTKLGCNNFEWYLENVYPEMLLPTDEADRLSKKLENVDKPIFQPWNKRIRNYTAKFLINLSNTNLCIHPIKGHQTKNSKLVLRSCIRNKEQIWYETDKEELVLSKLLCLDSASGNPVIGKCSETGSSQRWKHTDDKGTAFYNLAAGTCLSVNEKRINAEVVMNICNNESSYNKWNLVIV from the exons atgaatttttttcccaaaaatttattagaaatgaacgggtacaaattttttttatttggttgcTTGTTTACATCTCTTACTTGGTCTCTAAGTTTGTATATGTATTGGAAACTTAACACCAGACCTGATAACTACTCAAATGTAAAACTTTTTCGAAAAGAGAATACTTTTGAGTATGTGAAAAAACAGAAGTCTAAATACTTTAAGAATCATATGGACAAAAGTG GTATTAATGATTTAGGAATCATTAAAACGGATGACGATATGGCCACCAGGGATAAAGGATACAAAGATCATGGCTTCAATGCTTTGGTTAGTTTGAGATTAGGTAATTATCGTGAGACATTACCTGACACTAGGCATAAATT atgTTCAACGATAAAATATGATCAAAACCTGCCAAGCgctagtattataatttgtttttataatgaacACCCACAAGCTCTTTTTAGAACTATACAGTCAGTCATTAGACGTACACCAAGAAAACTTTTACAtgaagttatattaataaatgattatagtGATTCAG AAAATCTTCACAAAATAGTAGACCAATACATAAACGATGAAATATTACAGGGTATAGTCCatcttaaaaaaactaataaaagagAAGGACTTATTCGTGCAAGATTATTTGGAGCTAATTTAGCGACTGGTCAA gTTTTAATATTTCTTGACAGTCACGTTGAAGTAAATACTGATTGGATTCAACCACTTTTGACAAGAGTTCGTGATAATCGCACACAAATTATTGCtcctattattgatattattcaaCCAGATACATTTGATTATAAATCATCTCCATTGGTCAGAGGAGGTTTTAATTGgggattacattttaaatgggATAGTTTACCAAAAGGTACTCTAGTTACAGATAAAGATTTTGTGAAACCAatcaa gaCTCCTACAATTGCTGGAGGCTTATTTGCTGTGGATAGAGAGTACTTCAATGAAATTGGTCAATATGATTCTGGAATGAATATTTGGGGTGGAGAAAACTTGGAGTTATCATTTCGA gtatggATGTGTGGAGGATCTCTTTACATAGAACCTTGTTCACGTGTTGGACATGTATTCCGTCAACATCGACCATACTCTGCTCCAAATAATGAAGACACAATGGCTAGAAATTCTTTGCGCCTGGCAAATGTCTGGATGGAtgattttaaa AAATTCTTTATTAGTAAACGAATGGATCTACTGCGCTTAGACTATGGTGATGTGTCTGAAAGAAAAGCTTTACGTACTAAACTGGGATGCAACAATTTTGAATGGTACTTAGAAAATGTATATCCTGAAATGTTATTACCAACTGATGAAGCTGATCGCCTTAGTAAAAAGTTAGAAAATGTTGACAAACCTATTTTTCAACCATGGAATAAACGAATTCGTAACTACACTGCaaaattttta attaatttaagtaatacaaatttgTGCATTCATCCAATAAAAGGACACCaaactaaaaatagtaaattagttCTTCGATCTTGTATTCGCAATAAAGAACAG ATATGGTATGAAACGGATAAAGAAGAATTAGTTTTATCAAAACTCTTATGTTTGGATAGTGCATCAGGCAATCCAGTTATAGGAAAATGCAGTGAAACTGGAAGTTCTCAGCGTTGGAAACACACAGatgat